A window of the Desulfopila inferna genome harbors these coding sequences:
- a CDS encoding cation:proton antiporter domain-containing protein: MLIATHMTIAMALMAAALRLPANFFLENLSSQSIILMGGMMLMWLFSSILFVVLFDIPFLTAALAGAIVTPTDPVVASSIVSGKFAQNHFSKKIRLPLSFESGANDGLASPLVSLPLLLLIQSNPIGTWLFKSLLWETMGGIVLGYIAGSLAGKLIHTAYHKNWMTEKSLLASSLALAFAITGGFELLQMNSIIAVFVGGLAFNGHIGKEDDLLDEKIQKVMERLFIIPIFFFIGLILPFHHWIREGWILVLLVVGVLLLRRIPAFFLLKVPLQHYSKIDTPALGWLGPMGVTSVYYVFHVQEKVSNEFLWTAASAVIFGSTVVHGITSPYIGRWYKKHSNAVAENNDDLTSPRLDS; encoded by the coding sequence ATGCTCATCGCCACCCACATGACTATCGCCATGGCCTTAATGGCAGCGGCCTTGCGTCTTCCCGCCAATTTTTTCCTGGAAAATCTCTCAAGCCAATCCATCATCCTGATGGGAGGCATGATGTTGATGTGGCTCTTCAGCTCCATCCTGTTTGTCGTCCTTTTCGACATCCCGTTTTTGACAGCCGCACTGGCAGGCGCTATTGTTACACCTACTGACCCGGTGGTGGCATCCTCCATCGTTTCCGGAAAATTTGCCCAAAATCATTTTTCAAAGAAGATCCGCCTGCCCCTGTCATTCGAATCGGGTGCCAATGACGGCTTAGCTTCACCGCTCGTCTCTCTTCCTCTCCTGCTCCTTATCCAGTCGAACCCGATAGGCACATGGCTGTTCAAATCTCTCCTGTGGGAGACGATGGGCGGCATAGTTCTCGGTTATATCGCCGGCAGTCTCGCTGGAAAACTGATCCATACGGCATACCACAAAAACTGGATGACGGAAAAATCACTGCTGGCTTCATCATTGGCCTTGGCTTTCGCCATTACCGGCGGATTTGAGCTGCTCCAGATGAACAGCATTATTGCCGTCTTCGTGGGAGGTCTGGCCTTCAATGGTCATATCGGCAAGGAAGACGATCTATTGGACGAGAAAATTCAAAAGGTCATGGAAAGGCTTTTCATCATTCCGATCTTCTTTTTCATCGGCCTGATACTTCCTTTTCATCACTGGATCAGGGAAGGCTGGATTCTGGTACTGCTGGTGGTGGGTGTTTTGTTGCTGCGGCGCATACCGGCATTTTTTCTCCTGAAAGTTCCCCTGCAGCATTATTCGAAGATCGACACACCGGCCCTGGGCTGGTTAGGACCCATGGGCGTCACATCTGTCTATTATGTCTTTCATGTCCAGGAGAAAGTATCAAATGAATTTCTCTGGACAGCGGCCAGTGCCGTCATTTTCGGCTCCACTGTCGTCCATGGCATCACCTCACCCTACATCGGCCGGTGGTATAAAAAACACAGCAATGCTGTTGCGGAAAACAATGACGATCTGACCTCTCCACGACTCGATTCCTGA
- a CDS encoding isochorismatase family protein — MDVDNRSDQEKDWGQKIADPLNEMLHNKIRIKKTYHAIFPEHMIHIKNKYGTSDCMKKIEIVGVESHICVLSNAVVFSNEFPSSNIIINKNLCLSSDMDLHNMAMVIMEKLKMEVTD; from the coding sequence ATGGATGTAGATAACAGGAGTGATCAGGAAAAAGATTGGGGACAGAAAATTGCTGATCCACTTAATGAAATGTTACACAACAAAATCAGAATAAAAAAAACATATCATGCCATATTTCCAGAGCACATGATACACATAAAGAATAAGTATGGAACAAGTGATTGTATGAAAAAAATTGAAATAGTAGGCGTAGAATCACATATCTGCGTTTTATCCAATGCTGTTGTCTTCAGCAATGAATTCCCCAGTTCAAATATCATAATAAATAAAAATCTGTGTTTGAGTTCCGATATGGATTTGCACAATATGGCAATGGTAATCATGGAAAAGTTAAAAATGGAGGTAACAGATTAA
- the nadE gene encoding NAD(+) synthase: MELSHEKLVKITSQLIYWIKKMIVKTGGNKAVIGISGGKDSSIVAALCVEALGKENVFGVLMPNGIQKDISYAHEICEHLMIKKIIAPIKSMVELYHHILSAIDKEIINEISNQTKLNLPPRVRMTLLYAIAQSIDSSRVINTSNLSEDWVGYATINGDTAGAFAPIGLFTTDEVIQIGRYLKIPEKFIIKPPEDGLTGKTDEDVLGFSYNTLNKYIRDGKIDDPVAKNKIDKLHRESRFKFSPIAMFNADLPINLN; the protein is encoded by the coding sequence ATGGAATTATCCCACGAAAAACTGGTAAAAATAACCTCTCAATTGATTTACTGGATAAAAAAGATGATTGTGAAAACAGGAGGAAATAAAGCTGTAATTGGTATTTCAGGAGGTAAGGACAGTTCCATTGTCGCCGCTCTTTGCGTAGAAGCATTGGGAAAAGAAAATGTTTTTGGCGTGCTGATGCCAAATGGTATACAAAAGGACATATCTTATGCTCATGAAATTTGCGAACATCTTATGATAAAGAAGATTATTGCTCCTATAAAATCCATGGTTGAACTTTATCATCATATTCTTTCTGCAATAGACAAAGAGATAATTAATGAAATATCAAATCAGACCAAACTCAATCTACCTCCAAGGGTCAGAATGACACTGTTGTACGCAATCGCGCAATCAATAGACTCGAGTAGGGTCATCAATACGAGTAACCTTTCTGAAGACTGGGTAGGATATGCTACTATAAATGGTGATACTGCGGGAGCTTTTGCACCTATAGGATTGTTCACTACTGATGAAGTAATTCAGATTGGGCGTTATCTTAAAATCCCGGAAAAGTTTATAATCAAACCTCCGGAAGATGGGCTGACAGGCAAGACCGATGAAGATGTCCTGGGCTTTTCGTACAATACCCTTAACAAATATATACGCGATGGAAAGATAGATGATCCCGTAGCCAAGAATAAAATTGATAAGTTGCATAGGGAAAGCAGATTTAAGTTCTCACCGATAGCAATGTTTAATGCCGATCTGCCTATCAATTTAAATTGA
- a CDS encoding YdhR family protein codes for MIMVIVKFKLPKKITRYQALETFLGTAPKYRDLSGLIRKYYFVSEDRNTAGGVYLWKSREEADCVYTEEWKAFVRGKYGNDPMIEYLECPVVVDNISNEIISDTATHYCSWGESA; via the coding sequence ATGATTATGGTAATTGTTAAATTCAAACTACCTAAAAAAATAACAAGATATCAAGCACTCGAAACCTTCCTGGGTACAGCTCCAAAATATAGGGACTTGAGCGGTCTTATTCGCAAGTACTATTTCGTTTCTGAAGATAGGAATACGGCTGGTGGGGTCTACCTGTGGAAGTCCCGCGAGGAGGCAGATTGCGTCTATACAGAAGAATGGAAGGCATTTGTGCGCGGAAAGTATGGCAATGACCCTATGATTGAATATTTAGAATGTCCGGTGGTTGTTGACAATATATCGAATGAAATAATCTCTGACACTGCAACCCATTACTGCAGTTGGGGGGAGAGTGCATAA
- a CDS encoding enoyl-CoA hydratase → MQQKTAFEENDLSLLSVKDHVGTLTLNRPKQYNALSRPMIASVSTILDEINEDKNIHVVVLAANGPGFCAGHDLKEICNNRNEDYLEALFNECSQMMLKILKLDQPVIAKVHSIATAAGCQLVATCDLAVASEKARFATPGVNIGLFCSTPMVALSRNVSRKNAMEMLLTGDIFSSEHASNIGLINKVVKEDDLDKAVEELALKIASKSPLTLAMGKRAFYKQLESGISDAYEYAGAVMCQNMLTNDADEGIKAFIEKRQPEWTGT, encoded by the coding sequence ATGCAGCAAAAAACAGCTTTTGAAGAAAACGATCTGTCACTGTTATCAGTAAAAGATCATGTAGGCACATTAACTTTAAATCGTCCAAAACAATACAATGCTCTATCAAGACCTATGATTGCCTCTGTTTCCACAATACTGGACGAAATCAATGAGGATAAAAATATACATGTAGTTGTTCTTGCAGCAAACGGTCCTGGTTTTTGTGCGGGACATGATCTGAAAGAAATTTGCAATAACAGGAATGAAGATTATCTGGAAGCCCTCTTTAATGAATGTTCTCAAATGATGTTAAAGATTTTAAAGTTAGACCAGCCTGTTATTGCAAAAGTGCATTCCATAGCAACAGCTGCAGGATGCCAGCTGGTTGCAACATGCGATCTGGCAGTTGCTTCAGAAAAAGCGAGATTTGCAACACCTGGAGTTAATATTGGTCTTTTCTGCTCTACCCCTATGGTAGCCCTTAGCCGTAATGTGAGCAGGAAAAATGCAATGGAGATGCTGCTTACCGGCGATATATTTTCATCAGAACATGCCTCAAATATCGGATTGATTAATAAGGTTGTAAAAGAGGATGACCTTGACAAGGCTGTTGAAGAGCTTGCACTAAAAATCGCTTCAAAATCACCTTTGACCTTGGCAATGGGCAAACGAGCTTTTTATAAACAGCTTGAATCCGGGATCTCCGACGCTTATGAGTATGCAGGTGCGGTAATGTGTCAAAACATGCTGACAAACGATGCCGACGAGGGGATAAAAGCTTTTATTGAAAAGCGTCAGCCTGAATGGACAGGCACCTAA
- a CDS encoding YifB family Mg chelatase-like AAA ATPase: MLAKVNSCIIIGVEGLSLEIEVDIASGLPMFSTVGLPDGAVKESKDRVKAAIKNCGYDFPNKRITVNLAPANVKKEGAGYDLPIALGILSANGLIPPEKLSCYSIVGELSLDGKVRGVRGMLPVVLNARDQQMKGILVPSENSKEAGVVDGIEVIPIHYLYEAVEYLLGEREIEPYKNSFDTTFSHEEDSSLDFSDVKGQEHAKRALEIAASGNHNVLLKGPPGAGKTMLARRITTILPQLSFEEALETTKIHSIAGTLPEDVALISQRPFRAPHHTISDAGLIGGGSYPKPGEVSLAHNGVLFLDELTEFRKRLLEMLRQPLEDRKVTIARVNMSLAFPADFLLVAAYNPCPCGFHGDRGNRCICNAVQVQNYISKLSGPLLDRMDMHLEIGALPYSEMNTTAKSESSSEIRQRVNRAHAIQKARFSQLKGSRSNAAMSPSMVEKYCTIDNTGRSLLQMSVERLGLSARAYHRILKIARTIADLDDSGSIEKQHVAEAIQYRRLG, translated from the coding sequence ATGCTAGCGAAAGTTAATAGCTGCATAATTATCGGAGTCGAAGGTCTCTCTCTGGAAATCGAAGTCGACATCGCCAGTGGATTGCCGATGTTTTCAACGGTCGGCCTGCCGGATGGAGCCGTAAAGGAAAGTAAAGACAGAGTAAAGGCAGCGATTAAAAACTGTGGGTATGATTTTCCCAACAAACGCATAACCGTCAATCTTGCTCCGGCCAACGTCAAAAAAGAAGGCGCTGGCTATGACCTGCCCATAGCTCTGGGCATCCTCTCTGCAAATGGACTTATTCCCCCGGAAAAGCTAAGCTGTTATTCCATTGTCGGCGAACTTTCTCTCGACGGCAAGGTGAGAGGGGTACGCGGCATGCTGCCTGTTGTGCTTAACGCCAGAGATCAACAAATGAAAGGAATCCTGGTTCCGTCCGAGAATTCCAAAGAAGCGGGGGTGGTCGATGGAATCGAGGTGATCCCGATTCATTACCTTTATGAAGCGGTGGAATATCTGCTGGGAGAAAGGGAGATTGAGCCATATAAAAACAGTTTTGATACCACGTTTTCCCATGAAGAAGATTCCTCTCTTGATTTCTCGGATGTCAAAGGGCAGGAGCATGCAAAACGTGCACTGGAGATAGCTGCAAGCGGAAATCACAACGTTCTGCTCAAAGGACCTCCGGGCGCAGGAAAAACCATGCTTGCCCGCAGGATAACCACGATACTACCGCAATTGAGCTTCGAAGAGGCCCTGGAAACGACCAAAATCCACAGTATAGCCGGGACGCTTCCGGAGGATGTTGCCCTGATTTCGCAACGGCCGTTTCGCGCTCCCCATCACACCATATCCGATGCAGGATTGATCGGCGGAGGCAGTTATCCCAAGCCTGGCGAGGTCTCTCTTGCTCATAACGGCGTACTTTTTCTCGATGAGCTGACCGAATTCCGAAAACGCCTCCTGGAGATGCTGAGACAGCCTTTAGAAGACAGAAAGGTGACAATCGCCAGGGTGAATATGTCCCTGGCCTTTCCCGCGGATTTTTTGCTGGTAGCCGCATATAATCCCTGTCCCTGCGGCTTTCACGGAGACAGAGGCAATAGATGCATCTGTAACGCGGTGCAGGTTCAAAATTATATCTCAAAACTTTCGGGTCCCCTGCTCGACAGAATGGATATGCATCTGGAAATAGGAGCGTTGCCATATTCGGAAATGAATACAACGGCTAAATCCGAATCGTCATCTGAAATTCGTCAGCGGGTCAACCGGGCACATGCCATTCAGAAAGCTCGTTTCAGCCAATTGAAGGGATCACGGTCAAATGCCGCGATGTCGCCGAGTATGGTAGAAAAATACTGCACAATCGATAATACAGGCAGGAGTCTTCTACAGATGAGTGTCGAACGGCTGGGACTTTCCGCCCGCGCGTACCACCGCATACTGAAAATCGCCCGCACCATTGCCGACCTTGATGATTCCGGCTCAATAGAAAAGCAGCACGTGGCCGAGGCCATACAATACCGACGCTTAGGATGA
- a CDS encoding tRNA1(Val) (adenine(37)-N6)-methyltransferase: MTADSLFNGALTCFQNKNGYRFSIDSVLLAHFSLALKKSKILDLGCGCGILGLILLYRKKCQILSIDGLELQQNLVEVARKNSTVNGFSSKFTITAGDLKKIDIIFPCEWFSHIICNPPFFRVGSGRTSSGNEEYLARHQASANISEIIAAASYALKNKGVFSLVFPAESMAELLHCLVLKRMQPKRIRLVYSYPEADSATLVLVECVKNGGVGVQILKPLYIYNKRHGDYTEEVNAMYRPNPAELDKESVESSC; encoded by the coding sequence ATGACAGCTGATTCCCTGTTCAATGGAGCTCTTACCTGCTTCCAGAACAAAAATGGATATAGATTTTCCATTGACTCCGTCCTGCTTGCTCATTTCTCTCTTGCCTTAAAAAAGTCTAAAATTCTCGACCTGGGCTGCGGCTGCGGCATCCTCGGCTTAATACTTTTGTATCGGAAAAAATGCCAGATACTCTCGATAGACGGTTTAGAATTACAACAAAACCTTGTTGAAGTCGCCCGGAAAAACAGTACCGTCAACGGTTTCAGCTCGAAGTTTACCATCACAGCTGGAGATTTGAAAAAAATTGATATAATTTTTCCTTGTGAATGGTTTTCTCATATTATCTGCAATCCGCCGTTTTTCCGAGTCGGCAGCGGCAGGACCAGCAGTGGCAATGAAGAATATCTGGCACGTCACCAGGCGTCAGCCAATATCAGCGAAATAATTGCAGCAGCTTCATATGCCTTAAAGAACAAGGGCGTTTTTTCTCTGGTTTTTCCGGCGGAATCAATGGCTGAGTTGCTGCATTGCCTTGTTCTCAAAAGAATGCAGCCCAAACGTATAAGACTGGTCTACAGTTATCCCGAGGCTGATTCCGCCACACTGGTGCTGGTTGAGTGTGTTAAAAACGGCGGGGTGGGAGTGCAAATCCTGAAGCCGCTGTATATCTATAATAAAAGACATGGGGATTATACGGAAGAAGTGAATGCCATGTACCGGCCTAACCCAGCTGAACTGGATAAGGAAAGTGTTGAGTCCTCATGCTAG
- the queD gene encoding 6-carboxytetrahydropterin synthase QueD has protein sequence MFDIFIKTHFAGAHHLRDYPGECELPHGHNWKVKVTVRAKNVDEIGMGIDFKVLKKHVKEVVDRLDHRDLNAMDEFAVLNPSSEHIAIFIFKNLVEKLQHDRYFLYSVTVMETDTSGLTYYGDNSVSR, from the coding sequence ATGTTTGATATTTTCATTAAAACCCATTTTGCCGGAGCTCATCATCTCCGAGACTATCCTGGAGAATGTGAACTTCCCCATGGCCACAACTGGAAGGTAAAGGTCACAGTACGGGCAAAAAACGTCGATGAGATCGGCATGGGTATTGACTTCAAGGTACTTAAGAAGCATGTCAAAGAGGTCGTTGATCGACTGGACCATCGCGATCTCAATGCAATGGATGAGTTTGCCGTCCTCAATCCGTCGTCTGAGCATATAGCCATCTTCATTTTCAAAAATCTCGTGGAAAAACTGCAGCATGACCGCTATTTTCTCTACAGCGTCACAGTAATGGAAACGGATACTTCCGGATTGACCTATTATGGTGATAATTCTGTTTCCAGGTAA
- the tviB gene encoding Vi polysaccharide biosynthesis UDP-N-acetylglucosamine C-6 dehydrogenase TviB, with translation MNTLSQIHIGVIGLGYVGLPLAVEFGKKYPTTGFDLKEERIIELNNGKDTTLEVEPEELQEARHLRFSSAADDLHDCNVFIIAVPTPIDTAKRPNLQYLQDASSIVGKQLKRGDHVIYESTVYPGATEEVCIPILEEVSGLRLNSDFYCGYSPERINPGDREHRLTNIVKITSGSNAEAAEFIDLLYNSIIAAGTFKASSIKVAEAAKVIENTQRDVNIALVNELALIFNKLSINTSEVLQAAGTKWNFLPFRPGLVGGHCIGVDPYYLTHKAQQVGYHPNMILAGRRLNDNMGHYIASKIIKLMVNKGIDVSKARVLVMGITFKENCPDLRNTKVVDIFRELKEYGIDVAVHDPWVSKEEALREYGIILTDTPDERSYDGVVLAVAHSLFASMSFSDVKALCRENHIIYDVKNIFPHDLVDGSL, from the coding sequence ATGAATACTTTATCTCAAATCCATATCGGTGTTATCGGCCTTGGATATGTTGGGCTCCCTCTGGCGGTTGAATTTGGAAAGAAATATCCGACTACTGGTTTCGATCTCAAGGAAGAAAGGATTATTGAGCTCAATAACGGCAAGGATACAACACTTGAGGTTGAGCCTGAGGAACTGCAGGAGGCACGTCATCTTCGGTTCTCTTCTGCAGCGGATGACCTCCATGACTGCAATGTCTTCATTATTGCGGTTCCGACACCAATAGATACTGCCAAAAGACCTAATCTGCAATATCTTCAAGACGCTTCAAGTATCGTCGGTAAGCAACTCAAGAGAGGAGATCATGTCATCTACGAATCTACTGTCTATCCCGGAGCCACCGAAGAGGTATGCATCCCAATACTTGAGGAAGTTTCAGGACTCAGACTGAACAGCGATTTTTACTGCGGCTACAGTCCGGAAAGGATTAATCCTGGAGACCGAGAGCACCGGCTCACCAATATTGTCAAGATTACCTCGGGGTCAAATGCTGAGGCCGCCGAATTTATTGACTTGCTTTATAACAGTATAATTGCCGCCGGCACTTTCAAGGCCAGTTCCATTAAAGTCGCTGAGGCCGCCAAGGTTATTGAAAATACCCAGCGCGATGTCAACATAGCTCTGGTCAATGAGCTGGCACTTATTTTCAATAAACTCTCCATAAATACCTCCGAAGTTCTCCAGGCAGCCGGAACCAAATGGAATTTTCTGCCGTTTCGTCCCGGCCTGGTGGGCGGACATTGCATCGGGGTCGACCCGTATTATCTCACCCACAAGGCGCAGCAGGTTGGCTATCACCCTAATATGATACTGGCTGGGCGCCGCCTCAATGATAACATGGGGCATTACATTGCTTCAAAAATAATCAAACTCATGGTGAACAAGGGGATTGATGTTTCTAAGGCCAGAGTTCTGGTTATGGGAATAACCTTCAAGGAGAACTGCCCCGACCTGCGCAATACCAAAGTTGTGGACATATTTCGTGAGTTGAAGGAATACGGCATAGATGTTGCCGTCCATGACCCCTGGGTCAGCAAAGAAGAGGCACTTCGGGAATATGGCATCATACTGACCGATACCCCGGATGAAAGGAGCTATGATGGTGTTGTTCTTGCCGTTGCTCACAGTCTGTTTGCTTCGATGTCGTTTTCTGATGTCAAAGCATTGTGCAGGGAGAATCACATCATTTATGATGTGAAAAACATCTTTCCGCATGATCTCGTCGACGGCAGCTTATAA
- a CDS encoding Smr/MutS family protein, whose translation MTEKNDMEEHIRIPIDGTLDLHTFRPNEIGSLIPEYLKECRKKNIYHIRIIHGKGSGSLRRGVHAVLEKSAIVKNYQLADEKAGSWGATLVELKH comes from the coding sequence ATGACGGAAAAAAACGACATGGAAGAACATATCCGGATACCGATTGACGGAACCCTTGATCTGCATACCTTCAGGCCGAATGAAATCGGTTCGCTGATTCCGGAATATCTTAAAGAGTGCCGCAAAAAAAACATCTACCATATTCGTATAATTCACGGTAAAGGCAGCGGTTCCCTTAGACGAGGTGTTCACGCGGTGTTGGAAAAGAGCGCTATCGTCAAAAACTATCAGCTGGCAGATGAAAAAGCAGGCAGTTGGGGAGCCACCCTGGTCGAATTGAAACACTGA
- the lpxB gene encoding lipid-A-disaccharide synthase — MTSIHSASDSVMIVAGEASGDLHGAGLVKAMLEGRPGLHFFGMGGRELKRAGVEVVCDADKLAVMGLTEIFSVLKDILTALRILKKEMRARKPRLLVLIDFADFNIRLAREAERCGIPVFYYITPKVWVWRKRRVNQLARYVNTAGVILPFEEEYLCNKGVNAEYVGNPVLDAVHVNMERSEFCRKYNIDFSKTLVGILPGSRRKEISSLLPVFLEAARRMQLKYSKEIAFLIPLASSLSIADLQKNGLQDYQNELDIHVLSGDRYETMAACDAVVAASGTVTLELAVLDIPMVVTYKVDPVTYFVARFLINIPFFSLVNIIAGKSVVTELLQDQVTSAAVEIELARILFDENVRQYMKKDFQDIRHALGGPGASLKAAELAFRTMA, encoded by the coding sequence ATGACATCAATACATTCGGCATCTGATTCCGTTATGATCGTTGCCGGAGAAGCCTCCGGAGATCTGCATGGTGCCGGTCTGGTCAAGGCGATGCTAGAAGGGAGGCCCGGTCTCCATTTTTTCGGAATGGGCGGCAGGGAGCTGAAACGGGCTGGCGTTGAAGTTGTCTGTGACGCAGATAAACTTGCAGTTATGGGACTGACCGAGATCTTCTCTGTCCTGAAGGACATACTAACCGCCCTGCGTATTCTTAAAAAAGAAATGCGCGCCCGAAAACCCCGGCTCCTTGTTCTTATTGATTTTGCAGATTTCAATATCCGCCTGGCAAGAGAGGCGGAACGATGCGGTATTCCGGTATTTTACTATATCACTCCCAAAGTTTGGGTATGGCGCAAAAGGCGAGTAAATCAGCTTGCCAGATACGTGAATACGGCTGGGGTCATTTTGCCGTTTGAAGAGGAGTACCTGTGCAATAAAGGAGTAAACGCAGAATATGTCGGAAATCCGGTTCTTGATGCCGTACATGTCAACATGGAACGCTCGGAATTCTGTCGAAAATACAACATTGATTTTAGTAAAACACTGGTCGGCATTTTACCGGGATCGCGCAGAAAGGAAATCTCCTCTCTTCTACCGGTTTTTTTGGAGGCTGCCAGAAGAATGCAGCTTAAATATTCCAAGGAAATCGCTTTTCTTATTCCGCTTGCATCAAGCTTGAGTATAGCAGATCTACAAAAGAATGGTTTGCAGGACTATCAGAATGAGCTTGATATTCATGTGCTCTCCGGAGACAGGTATGAAACCATGGCTGCCTGTGATGCAGTGGTTGCTGCTTCTGGAACTGTTACCCTGGAACTGGCTGTTCTGGATATTCCTATGGTCGTAACCTATAAGGTTGATCCGGTAACCTATTTTGTCGCGAGGTTTTTGATCAATATACCATTCTTTTCTCTGGTCAATATTATTGCCGGCAAAAGCGTGGTTACCGAACTTCTTCAGGACCAGGTAACTTCAGCAGCCGTTGAAATAGAGCTTGCTCGAATCCTCTTTGATGAAAATGTACGTCAGTATATGAAAAAAGATTTCCAGGATATTCGGCATGCCTTAGGAGGGCCTGGGGCATCACTTAAAGCTGCTGAACTTGCATTCAGGACGATGGCTTGA
- a CDS encoding ABC transporter ATP-binding protein: MLRLENVQAGYGNILAIKDVSLEIAKGEIVTLIGANGAGKSTILMTISGIVGCRSGRILLNGKQIQKNTPDEIVKMGVSQVPEGRHIFPMLTVKENLDMGAFLRRDNTGIKEDIDYVFSLFPILKERRHQDGGTLSGGEQQMLAMSRALMARPKVMLLDEPSMGLAPLIIKQIFRIIKKINSESETTIFLVEQNANQALQIADRGYVMENGVINLTGPADSLLSNPEIQKAYLGI, translated from the coding sequence ATGCTTAGATTAGAAAATGTACAGGCCGGCTATGGCAATATATTAGCCATAAAAGATGTGAGCTTAGAGATCGCAAAAGGGGAGATAGTTACACTCATTGGCGCCAATGGAGCCGGGAAAAGTACTATTCTTATGACTATTTCAGGGATTGTCGGCTGCAGAAGCGGCAGGATCCTGTTGAACGGCAAGCAAATCCAGAAAAATACCCCTGATGAAATAGTGAAAATGGGAGTCAGCCAGGTTCCGGAAGGTCGGCACATATTCCCAATGCTTACCGTTAAGGAAAATCTTGATATGGGAGCCTTTCTTCGTAGGGACAATACCGGAATCAAAGAGGATATCGACTATGTCTTCTCACTTTTCCCAATATTGAAAGAAAGAAGACATCAGGATGGCGGTACCTTGAGCGGCGGCGAACAGCAGATGCTAGCCATGTCCAGAGCATTGATGGCGCGTCCTAAGGTTATGCTGCTTGACGAACCCTCAATGGGCTTGGCTCCGTTAATCATCAAACAGATATTCCGCATCATCAAAAAGATAAATAGTGAAAGTGAGACAACTATTTTTCTGGTTGAACAAAATGCCAATCAGGCTCTTCAAATTGCCGACAGAGGGTATGTCATGGAAAATGGCGTGATCAACCTTACAGGTCCGGCAGATTCCTTACTCTCAAATCCCGAAATACAGAAGGCTTATCTGGGAATTTGA
- a CDS encoding ABC transporter ATP-binding protein — MDKPILEVSRMTMDFGGIRALDNLDLEVNSGEIVALIGPNGAGKTTFFNCLTGIYIPTKGDVHLNPRNGGSPVNLKGLLPNKVTEHGLARTFQNIRLFSQMTVLENVMIGRHCRTKSFILGAVFRNRATRREEQESVDISYQILKKVGLDNVVNEYAKNLPYGAQRRLEIARALATEPSLLLLDEPAAGMNPYETLALDKLIKEISEEGLAILLIEHDMKLVMSLSDRIYVVDYGKKIAEGLPEEIRSNPAVIRAYLGE, encoded by the coding sequence ATGGACAAGCCAATTTTGGAAGTATCTCGAATGACCATGGACTTTGGCGGGATACGTGCTCTTGACAACCTTGACCTTGAAGTCAATTCTGGAGAAATTGTCGCCCTTATCGGACCCAATGGAGCCGGGAAAACGACCTTTTTCAACTGTCTTACCGGAATCTATATCCCCACCAAAGGAGATGTTCATTTAAATCCGAGGAATGGAGGGTCTCCGGTTAATCTCAAGGGGCTTCTTCCCAACAAGGTAACCGAACACGGCCTGGCCAGAACCTTCCAGAATATTCGTCTGTTTTCTCAAATGACAGTTCTGGAAAATGTGATGATCGGACGTCATTGTCGCACAAAATCCTTCATTCTTGGTGCTGTCTTCAGAAACAGAGCAACACGTCGGGAAGAACAGGAATCGGTGGATATCAGCTATCAAATCCTGAAAAAGGTAGGACTTGATAATGTGGTTAATGAATATGCTAAAAATCTACCCTACGGAGCCCAGAGAAGACTAGAGATTGCCAGGGCGCTGGCTACCGAACCCTCGCTTCTGCTTCTCGATGAACCTGCAGCCGGAATGAATCCTTATGAAACGCTGGCGCTTGATAAACTGATAAAAGAAATCTCCGAAGAAGGACTTGCCATTTTACTGATAGAACATGACATGAAGCTTGTGATGAGTCTCTCCGACAGGATATATGTTGTCGATTACGGTAAGAAGATAGCGGAAGGCCTTCCCGAGGAAATTCGTTCAAACCCTGCAGTTATCAGGGCTTATTTAGGTGAGTAG